One window of Rasiella rasia genomic DNA carries:
- a CDS encoding ExeM/NucH family extracellular endonuclease, which translates to MRKQLPFIYVLTLLCCIPFSYGQTTLGFEDFDGNAVNLNASANVADYLSGGGSGGDVFGRVDGQLGGNGMPFDVADDTAADVSGAMIGSPFPADTRGIAGQNTTAFFALNDMDGVGVNNATWTFTGFGSATLTSIAIDIAAMGDFEAATTDGFLIEASVDAGPFQEIFRAATDESASKTYRQLDSGTISTENDPLELFIDGSATSVGFLDKCDHTTGNFDTYTSTLLNGTTATSVTIRLSWAGTPSGSEPMGIDNITISGTPAGPPQLVISEIMYNPNSSEDNWEWVEIYNAGTLAADLSGFVLDDNNGVAHGSANIASGTIPAGGSAILYNADDVTAADFMAAWGTVNLIAVTNWSAGALNNGGDTVGIWEDFASYSGDNVTQANVIDNVPYDDAGVWPTDNNAASIYLTNLAADNDNGANWAISTDGGTTPLFEGYTSTTGGGNSGNDIGSPGIAAGGLMPLLISEVTVTPTAGEFIEIYNPNAAAVDLTDVYLTDATFAGGSTYYYNIVTGTNAGGGGFGDFLARFPNGASIAAGEYQTVAISGSDNYTATYGTAPTYELYEDAGTADAIPDMLEGLPGSINGQGGLTNSGEVAILFYWDGTTDLVTDLDYILWGDTAEAVDKTGITIDGPDADAIGSTYANDTPIANQELVAGSSHSAGDSFQRNDLTEGAELTGVGNGLNGDDETSEDLSNTWCTSAHTAGILNACTPVVAPLLLVSEVQGPGLTTPEAGNSVRVEAIVVGDYQNDDQLSGFFIQEEDADADADSMTSEGVFVYCDTCPTDVAVGDLVDVTGIAVDFFGMTQIDVSSGGTISVVSSGNPLPTPATITLPAPAGTDLEGTFESVEGMLTTITTDLVVSEYFELARYGTLVLNANNRVKQFTDTNDPDVAGYAAFLSQLESSRIILDDDTNIQNDAVLVGPDEPYYYPRPGLSNTNLIRGGDQISNLTGVMHWSFSGQSGTDAWRIRPVEPAFSYDFTSANPRPAAPDAVGGTVKVASFNVLNYFTTLNERGANSIAELDRQREKIAAAICGLEADIVGLIEIENNGVTAINDLLNGTNGVNAICGTTYAAVNTGVIGTDEIAVAFIYNTATISLQGAFALLDNSVDPRFNDDKNRPALAQTFSQISTGAALTVVVNHLKSKGSPCDAEGDPDLNDGAGNCNIIRAEAAAAMVDWLATDPTASGDEDYLIIGDLNSYSKEDPIDNILAGPDDILGSSDDYSDLILDYQGPNAYSYVFDGQLGYLDYAMASSTLATQVTGTTVWHTNADEINVFDYNDDIQDTGESSFQRESSVLPVYEANAFRASDHDAILVGINLASPPTITCPADITIDNTPGMCSGTVSFPDAVASDPDGDLVSVIQTQGPVSGSTFPVGTTLIEFTATDAAGNTATCTFNVTVADTEMPVAVCQDITIQLDAAGNATITASEVDGGSTDNCGIASISVSNDTFDCTNVGTNNVTLTVTDVNGNVGTCIAVVTVEDVTAPTAVCQDITVALDATGMATITASDVDGGSTDGCAIASLAVDITEFDCTNLGENTVTLTITDVGGNTDTCTAIVTVIDDIAPVVSCMDITLALDENGEASITASDILDGSTDNCAVDVSSVDISDFDCSDIGTPVEVTVLVADASGNSAACTAIVTVVDDLAPVLTCPADQTVVAELPSDLYEVPDYFATGEATAVDNCTDPVTLTTQDPAAGTMIPAGSTTVTLTATDAFGNVATCSFEVEVDLQLGVGESDFENGITVYPNPASTEFVLVNGTNDTLKAATLFDVTGKMVKTINLTNMKNQQTIGISELASGVYLLQIEGTSNSTIKRIVKK; encoded by the coding sequence ATGAGAAAACAACTCCCTTTTATTTACGTACTAACCCTTTTATGCTGCATACCGTTTTCATACGGACAGACCACTTTAGGGTTTGAAGATTTTGACGGCAACGCCGTAAACTTAAATGCCTCCGCTAATGTGGCAGACTACCTTTCAGGTGGAGGATCTGGCGGCGATGTCTTTGGCCGAGTAGACGGACAGCTAGGAGGCAACGGAATGCCTTTTGACGTAGCAGACGATACTGCCGCAGATGTGAGCGGAGCGATGATAGGAAGTCCATTTCCTGCAGATACTAGAGGTATTGCAGGCCAGAACACAACAGCCTTTTTTGCATTAAACGACATGGATGGCGTTGGTGTGAACAATGCTACTTGGACGTTCACTGGCTTCGGAAGTGCTACCCTCACTAGTATTGCAATAGATATTGCAGCCATGGGCGACTTTGAAGCTGCAACAACCGATGGATTTCTAATTGAAGCTTCGGTAGACGCAGGTCCTTTTCAGGAAATATTCCGTGCTGCAACAGATGAAAGTGCTTCAAAAACATACCGTCAATTAGATAGTGGTACCATTTCTACAGAAAATGACCCGTTAGAGCTATTTATCGACGGAAGCGCAACATCTGTAGGGTTCTTAGATAAATGTGATCATACCACAGGAAATTTCGACACTTATACCTCTACCCTACTTAATGGTACTACCGCAACTTCGGTAACAATACGCTTAAGTTGGGCAGGTACTCCAAGTGGTTCAGAACCAATGGGAATTGACAACATTACCATTAGCGGAACGCCAGCTGGGCCTCCACAATTGGTAATTTCAGAAATCATGTACAACCCAAACAGCAGTGAAGATAACTGGGAATGGGTAGAAATTTATAACGCCGGAACCCTCGCTGCAGACCTTTCAGGCTTTGTATTAGACGATAACAACGGTGTAGCACATGGAAGTGCAAATATTGCCTCTGGTACTATTCCTGCTGGTGGCTCTGCAATACTTTATAACGCAGACGACGTTACTGCAGCCGATTTTATGGCAGCTTGGGGTACTGTAAATTTAATTGCAGTAACCAACTGGAGCGCAGGCGCACTTAATAACGGTGGAGATACCGTAGGTATTTGGGAAGATTTTGCTTCTTACTCAGGAGATAATGTAACACAAGCCAACGTAATTGACAACGTTCCTTACGATGACGCAGGTGTATGGCCAACAGATAATAATGCTGCTTCTATTTACCTTACCAACCTAGCAGCAGACAATGACAACGGCGCCAATTGGGCAATTTCTACAGACGGAGGTACAACACCACTTTTTGAAGGATATACAAGCACAACCGGTGGTGGTAACTCTGGAAATGACATAGGTTCTCCAGGAATAGCTGCGGGTGGCCTTATGCCACTACTTATTAGCGAGGTTACAGTAACACCTACAGCTGGTGAGTTTATTGAAATATACAACCCTAATGCAGCAGCAGTAGACCTTACCGACGTATACCTTACCGATGCAACATTTGCAGGTGGAAGCACCTATTACTATAATATTGTAACAGGAACCAACGCTGGAGGTGGCGGATTTGGAGATTTTCTAGCGCGTTTCCCTAATGGAGCAAGTATTGCCGCTGGAGAATACCAAACTGTTGCAATTAGCGGTTCAGATAATTATACGGCTACCTATGGTACCGCGCCTACCTACGAACTTTACGAAGATGCTGGTACTGCCGATGCAATCCCAGACATGTTAGAAGGACTTCCAGGATCTATCAACGGTCAGGGAGGTTTAACCAACAGTGGTGAAGTAGCTATCTTATTCTATTGGGACGGCACAACCGATTTGGTAACAGACCTTGATTATATACTTTGGGGCGATACTGCAGAAGCAGTAGACAAAACAGGAATTACCATAGATGGTCCAGATGCAGATGCTATTGGTAGCACCTACGCCAACGACACACCTATTGCAAACCAAGAGTTGGTTGCAGGAAGTTCTCATTCAGCTGGCGATTCTTTTCAACGAAACGATTTAACTGAAGGTGCTGAGCTAACAGGCGTTGGTAACGGATTAAACGGAGATGATGAAACTTCTGAAGACCTCAGCAATACATGGTGTACTTCTGCTCATACTGCTGGTATCTTAAATGCATGTACTCCTGTCGTTGCTCCATTACTACTTGTTAGTGAAGTACAAGGTCCAGGATTAACTACACCAGAAGCAGGAAATTCGGTACGTGTAGAGGCTATTGTGGTAGGTGACTATCAGAATGACGATCAGTTAAGTGGATTCTTCATTCAAGAAGAAGATGCAGATGCAGATGCAGATAGCATGACTTCAGAAGGAGTCTTTGTGTATTGCGATACCTGCCCTACAGATGTTGCCGTTGGTGACTTGGTTGACGTAACAGGAATTGCTGTAGATTTCTTCGGAATGACACAAATTGATGTATCTTCAGGTGGGACGATTTCCGTAGTAAGTTCCGGTAATCCGCTACCTACACCAGCAACCATTACATTACCGGCACCTGCTGGTACTGATTTGGAAGGAACCTTCGAAAGTGTTGAAGGAATGCTTACCACTATCACTACAGACCTTGTAGTAAGCGAATACTTTGAATTGGCACGCTATGGTACCTTGGTATTAAATGCTAACAACCGCGTAAAGCAATTTACAGACACTAACGATCCAGACGTAGCAGGCTACGCAGCATTTTTATCGCAGTTAGAGTCTTCTCGTATTATTCTAGACGATGACACCAACATTCAGAACGATGCTGTATTAGTAGGTCCAGATGAGCCTTATTACTATCCGCGTCCTGGTTTAAGTAACACAAACCTTATTCGTGGTGGTGACCAGATTAGCAACCTTACAGGAGTAATGCACTGGTCTTTTTCTGGCCAAAGTGGAACAGACGCTTGGAGAATACGCCCAGTAGAGCCAGCGTTTAGCTATGACTTTACAAGTGCAAATCCGCGCCCTGCTGCACCAGACGCTGTAGGTGGTACGGTTAAAGTGGCTAGTTTTAATGTATTAAACTACTTCACCACACTCAACGAACGTGGTGCAAACTCTATTGCCGAATTAGACCGCCAGCGCGAAAAAATAGCCGCTGCCATTTGTGGTCTTGAAGCAGACATTGTTGGACTTATTGAAATTGAAAACAACGGTGTAACAGCAATTAATGACCTGTTAAATGGAACCAACGGAGTGAATGCAATCTGCGGTACAACCTATGCAGCGGTTAATACAGGCGTTATTGGAACCGATGAAATTGCTGTAGCCTTTATTTACAATACAGCTACTATAAGTTTACAAGGTGCTTTTGCACTTCTAGACAATTCGGTAGACCCACGTTTTAATGACGATAAAAACCGTCCGGCACTAGCGCAAACATTCTCGCAAATTTCTACGGGTGCTGCACTAACCGTTGTGGTAAATCACTTAAAGTCGAAAGGATCGCCATGTGATGCTGAAGGAGATCCTGATTTAAACGATGGGGCCGGAAATTGTAACATCATTAGAGCCGAAGCTGCTGCTGCTATGGTAGATTGGTTAGCAACAGATCCAACGGCTAGTGGAGATGAAGATTACCTTATTATAGGTGACTTAAACTCGTATAGCAAAGAAGACCCTATCGATAATATTCTTGCTGGACCAGATGACATTCTAGGTTCGTCAGACGATTATTCAGACCTTATTTTAGACTACCAAGGACCCAATGCATATAGCTACGTTTTTGACGGACAACTAGGGTACTTAGACTATGCAATGGCAAGTTCAACGTTGGCAACTCAGGTAACTGGAACCACGGTGTGGCACACCAATGCAGACGAAATCAATGTATTCGATTATAACGACGATATCCAAGATACTGGAGAGTCTTCTTTCCAGAGAGAGTCTTCTGTATTGCCGGTGTACGAAGCAAATGCATTTAGAGCTTCAGATCACGACGCTATACTTGTAGGAATCAATTTAGCTTCACCACCAACCATTACCTGTCCTGCAGACATCACTATAGACAATACCCCAGGTATGTGTAGTGGTACTGTGAGTTTTCCAGATGCAGTTGCCTCAGATCCAGATGGTGACTTGGTTTCTGTGATACAAACACAAGGTCCTGTTTCAGGAAGCACCTTCCCTGTTGGCACAACACTTATTGAATTTACGGCAACCGATGCAGCCGGAAATACAGCTACCTGTACCTTTAATGTGACAGTGGCCGATACTGAAATGCCAGTAGCCGTATGCCAAGACATCACAATTCAATTAGACGCTGCTGGAAATGCAACGATTACTGCTTCAGAAGTAGACGGTGGTTCTACAGATAACTGCGGAATTGCTTCTATTTCAGTAAGCAACGACACATTTGACTGTACCAACGTAGGTACCAACAATGTTACGCTAACTGTAACCGACGTAAACGGAAATGTTGGAACATGTATAGCAGTTGTTACTGTAGAAGATGTTACAGCACCAACAGCAGTATGCCAAGATATTACCGTAGCATTAGACGCTACAGGTATGGCTACAATTACTGCTTCAGACGTAGATGGTGGAAGTACAGATGGGTGTGCTATTGCAAGTTTAGCTGTAGACATCACAGAATTTGATTGTACCAACTTAGGCGAAAATACAGTAACCTTAACAATCACAGACGTAGGTGGTAATACAGACACCTGTACCGCAATCGTTACCGTAATAGATGATATTGCACCAGTTGTAAGCTGTATGGACATCACCCTAGCCCTAGACGAGAACGGAGAGGCGTCTATCACTGCCTCAGATATATTAGATGGCAGTACAGACAACTGTGCCGTAGACGTAAGCTCTGTTGATATTTCAGATTTCGACTGTTCTGATATTGGTACGCCTGTAGAGGTAACGGTACTAGTTGCAGATGCTAGTGGAAATAGCGCAGCGTGTACAGCCATTGTAACAGTAGTAGATGACTTAGCACCTGTACTTACGTGTCCGGCAGACCAAACGGTGGTTGCCGAGCTTCCAAGCGATTTATACGAAGTACCTGACTATTTTGCAACAGGAGAAGCAACTGCGGTAGATAATTGTACAGACCCTGTAACACTTACTACACAAGATCCTGCAGCAGGAACGATGATTCCAGCGGGTTCAACTACTGTAACCTTAACGGCTACAGATGCCTTCGGAAATGTTGCAACATGTAGTTTTGAAGTTGAAGTTGATTTACAGTTAGGGGTTGGCGAAAGTGATTTTGAGAACGGTATCACCGTATATCCAAATCCAGCAAGCACTGAATTTGTATTAGTAAACGGAACAAACGATACGCTAAAAGCAGCAACTTTATTTGATGTTACCGGAAAGATGGTAAAAACCATAAACCTAACCAACATGAAGAACCAACAAACCATTGGTATTTCAGAATTGGCATCTGGTGTATATCTGTTACAAATAGAAGGAACTTCTAACAGTACCATAAAGCGTATTGTTAAAAAATAA
- a CDS encoding SH3 domain-containing protein, translating into MSDILRRIIAAERLEDNPFFKDAEGRIIELTSDRGEVFTGYYQADDATYYAEKDWLEKERALELERLAELEYKAEQAKLSAAREAREQKRAALEQLSKKAEKGNKNTVQSTQKMGRITLIFASASILIAIIALSYFMWPRTTSAVTTPTPTIENDSIKPEPTPTVFGNAIITGSDVRMRMEPNLEAKVITFFPEEGEAVQLLQPATDSLNWAKVQRENGTAGWVYANYIKPLQ; encoded by the coding sequence ATGTCTGATATTTTAAGACGAATCATAGCTGCCGAACGCCTAGAGGACAATCCGTTTTTTAAAGATGCCGAAGGAAGGATTATAGAACTCACTTCAGATCGCGGTGAAGTCTTTACAGGCTATTACCAAGCAGATGATGCCACCTATTATGCTGAAAAAGATTGGTTAGAGAAAGAACGCGCCTTAGAGCTTGAGCGACTTGCTGAATTAGAGTACAAAGCCGAACAAGCTAAACTTTCCGCAGCACGTGAAGCCCGAGAACAAAAGCGTGCCGCATTAGAACAACTTAGTAAAAAAGCAGAGAAAGGCAACAAAAATACTGTTCAATCAACACAAAAAATGGGACGGATAACCCTGATTTTTGCCAGCGCGAGTATTCTAATAGCAATCATAGCCCTTTCTTATTTTATGTGGCCTAGGACTACTTCGGCAGTAACAACACCTACTCCAACAATTGAGAACGATAGCATAAAACCCGAACCAACACCAACGGTATTTGGCAATGCCATAATCACAGGAAGTGATGTACGCATGCGAATGGAACCTAATCTTGAAGCCAAGGTAATTACATTTTTCCCAGAAGAAGGCGAAGCTGTTCAGTTACTACAGCCAGCTACAGATTCTCTAAATTGGGCAAAGGTGCAACGTGAAAACGGGACTGCAGGTTGGGTGTATGCAAATTACATCAAGCCTTTACAATAA
- a CDS encoding HAD family hydrolase yields MLKAVLFDMDGVIVDTEPLHRKAYFMMFNDMNINVTETMYTGFTGQSTINICKQLVHHFGLTVPAETLVAVKRKHFKQLFDTDTSLQLLDGVLDLIKDYHQNGLTLVLASSASMPNINRIFDRFDLNHYFVGKISGADLKASKPHPEIFIKAAEMAGQPREHCMVIEDATNGVKAAKAAGIYCVAYDSKHSTEQDYSLADKVVRSFEEIGYAFVKNIV; encoded by the coding sequence ATGCTAAAAGCTGTATTATTTGACATGGACGGGGTAATTGTAGACACAGAACCCTTACACCGTAAAGCCTATTTTATGATGTTTAATGATATGAACATCAACGTAACCGAAACTATGTATACAGGTTTCACTGGGCAATCTACCATTAATATTTGCAAGCAATTGGTACATCATTTTGGGTTAACGGTTCCTGCGGAAACTTTAGTGGCGGTAAAACGTAAGCATTTTAAGCAACTCTTTGATACAGATACTTCGTTGCAATTATTAGATGGCGTACTGGATCTTATAAAAGACTATCACCAAAACGGACTCACCTTGGTCTTAGCCTCCTCTGCTTCTATGCCTAATATTAACCGAATTTTTGACCGCTTTGATCTCAATCATTATTTTGTGGGGAAAATTAGTGGCGCAGATCTAAAAGCAAGCAAGCCACACCCCGAGATTTTTATAAAAGCAGCCGAAATGGCGGGACAACCTAGAGAACACTGTATGGTGATAGAAGATGCCACTAACGGAGTTAAAGCCGCGAAAGCTGCCGGGATTTATTGTGTTGCCTACGACAGCAAACACTCTACCGAACAAGATTATAGTCTAGCCGATAAGGTTGTGAGGAGTTTTGAGGAGATTGGGTATGCATTCGTAAAGAACATTGTTTAA
- a CDS encoding class I SAM-dependent DNA methyltransferase translates to MTDSTIISKIWNLANVLRDDGVGYGDYLEQITYLLFLKMADELNKPPYNKGLKFPKLKDVEGNEVADAEIANWETLSSKRGAELESFYSQLLRTLSTEKGTLGQIFTKSQNKIQDPAKLLKVINLIDKEDWSMMGADIKGKIYEGLLEKNAEDTKSGAGQYFTPRALIKTMVACIQPKPLKTIVDPACGTGGFFLAAYDWIVDNNKLDREEKEFLKNKTFYGNEIVANTRRMCLMNMYLHNIGEIDGESFINPNDALIADDGERYDYVLANPPFGKKSSMTFTNEQGEIVKEDLSYNRQDFWETTSNKQLNFLQHIKTQLKINGEAAVVLPDNVLFEGGAGEEVRKQLMKTAELHTILRLPTGIFYAQGVKANVLFFKNRPASKEAWTKEIWFYDYRTNVHHTPKKSPMRQQHLEEFVKLYNSKNIDKRKETWSEENEEGRWRKYNYDEIIARDKTSLDIFWLRDKSLTDLDNLPDPDVLAHEIIENIEAGLNSFREIIATLDDDE, encoded by the coding sequence ATGACAGATTCAACAATAATATCAAAAATATGGAACCTTGCTAACGTACTTCGTGATGATGGTGTGGGCTATGGAGATTATTTAGAACAAATTACTTATTTGTTGTTTTTAAAAATGGCAGATGAGCTTAACAAACCGCCCTATAATAAAGGCTTAAAATTTCCGAAGTTAAAAGATGTAGAAGGCAATGAGGTTGCAGATGCCGAAATTGCCAACTGGGAAACCCTATCCAGCAAACGTGGTGCAGAGTTAGAGTCTTTTTACAGTCAATTATTACGCACGCTTTCTACAGAAAAAGGAACATTAGGGCAAATATTTACCAAAAGCCAAAATAAAATACAAGACCCTGCCAAATTGCTTAAAGTCATTAACCTAATCGACAAAGAAGATTGGTCCATGATGGGGGCAGATATTAAAGGTAAAATTTATGAAGGCCTTTTAGAGAAAAACGCAGAAGACACTAAAAGTGGAGCAGGGCAGTACTTTACACCCAGGGCATTAATTAAAACTATGGTGGCTTGTATACAACCCAAACCATTAAAAACAATTGTAGACCCAGCGTGTGGTACTGGTGGTTTCTTTTTAGCGGCTTACGATTGGATTGTAGATAATAATAAGTTAGACCGAGAAGAAAAGGAATTTTTAAAAAACAAAACTTTTTACGGCAACGAAATTGTTGCCAATACACGTAGAATGTGTTTAATGAATATGTATCTGCACAATATTGGAGAAATTGATGGAGAATCGTTTATCAACCCAAATGATGCTTTAATTGCAGATGATGGAGAACGTTACGATTATGTGTTGGCAAATCCACCTTTTGGAAAAAAAAGCAGCATGACCTTTACCAATGAACAAGGTGAAATTGTAAAAGAAGATCTAAGTTATAACCGTCAGGATTTTTGGGAGACGACATCAAACAAACAACTCAACTTTTTACAACATATAAAAACACAGCTTAAAATAAACGGCGAAGCAGCGGTTGTACTTCCAGACAATGTATTGTTTGAAGGTGGTGCAGGAGAAGAAGTGAGAAAGCAGTTAATGAAAACGGCAGAATTACACACTATTTTGAGACTTCCAACGGGTATTTTTTATGCACAAGGCGTAAAAGCAAACGTTTTGTTTTTCAAGAATAGGCCTGCAAGTAAAGAAGCTTGGACAAAAGAAATATGGTTTTATGATTATAGAACCAACGTGCATCACACGCCAAAGAAAAGCCCTATGCGTCAACAGCATCTTGAGGAGTTTGTTAAGTTGTACAATAGTAAAAACATTGATAAAAGAAAAGAAACTTGGAGCGAGGAAAATGAAGAGGGTAGATGGAGAAAATACAATTATGATGAAATTATTGCAAGAGATAAAACAAGCTTAGACATTTTTTGGTTGCGAGATAAAAGTCTTACAGATTTAGACAATCTTCCAGACCCCGATGTGTTAGCTCATGAAATTATAGAAAACATTGAAGCAGGATTGAATAGTTTTAGAGAAATAATAGCAACTTTAGACGATGACGAATAA
- a CDS encoding restriction endonuclease subunit S — protein MKEDWIECEANLLGDLIRGINYKKPQSADIAKDNFLPILRANNINENHLNFDNLKYVEEELVKEEQKILSGDIIFAMSSGSKHLVGKSAQAKDNYNLSFGAFCSVFRPNENINSKFIQCYFHSSTFRGIISKASKGSNINNLKREHILNAEIPLPPLPIQKTIVKKIEELFSSLDSGIADLKKAQNQLVIYRQAVLSSCFPKNKKIEISELVDNLSQGWSPKCINQNSTDPTEWAVIKTSAIQAGKFVEIENKILPDTLEPREQHEIKKGDILITRAGPRVRVGICCLVKQTRPKLINCDKVYRIGINQELVTPEYFEYALNSPEILSEIEIMKSGSSDSGLNLTQKAFLKLEIPICSKEAQHQIVSDIESRLSVCDTVEKDIADSLEKAQALRQSILKKAFEGKLLSEEEIAACKAHPEYEPAGDLLERIKAEKLKK, from the coding sequence ATGAAAGAAGATTGGATAGAATGTGAGGCTAATTTACTAGGCGATTTAATAAGAGGAATTAATTATAAAAAACCTCAATCAGCAGATATTGCAAAGGACAATTTTTTACCGATTTTAAGAGCAAATAACATAAATGAAAACCACCTAAATTTTGATAACTTAAAGTATGTTGAAGAAGAGTTAGTTAAGGAAGAACAGAAAATATTATCTGGCGATATTATTTTTGCAATGTCGAGTGGAAGCAAACATTTAGTTGGCAAATCGGCACAGGCAAAAGATAATTACAATTTAAGTTTTGGAGCTTTTTGTTCAGTTTTTAGACCGAATGAAAACATTAATTCAAAATTTATCCAATGTTATTTTCACTCAAGTACATTCAGAGGAATTATTAGTAAAGCCTCAAAAGGTTCAAACATTAATAACTTAAAAAGAGAACATATTTTAAATGCGGAAATTCCATTACCGCCTTTACCAATTCAAAAAACAATTGTCAAAAAAATAGAAGAACTTTTCAGCAGTTTAGATAGTGGTATTGCAGACCTTAAAAAAGCACAAAACCAATTGGTTATTTATAGGCAAGCGGTTCTTTCTTCTTGTTTTCCAAAAAATAAAAAAATAGAGATTTCGGAATTAGTTGATAACTTAAGTCAAGGTTGGAGTCCAAAATGTATTAATCAAAACTCAACCGACCCAACAGAATGGGCTGTAATTAAAACGTCAGCAATTCAAGCTGGAAAATTTGTAGAAATTGAAAATAAGATTTTACCAGATACTTTAGAACCTAGAGAACAACACGAAATAAAAAAGGGGGATATTTTAATAACTCGTGCTGGACCAAGAGTAAGAGTTGGTATTTGTTGTTTGGTAAAACAAACTAGACCAAAACTTATTAATTGTGATAAAGTTTACCGTATTGGTATAAACCAAGAATTGGTTACACCAGAATATTTCGAATACGCTTTAAATTCCCCTGAAATTTTAAGTGAAATAGAAATAATGAAATCAGGTAGTAGCGATAGTGGATTGAACTTAACTCAGAAAGCCTTCTTAAAATTAGAAATTCCAATTTGTTCAAAAGAAGCTCAACACCAAATTGTCAGCGACATAGAAAGTCGTTTATCGGTTTGTGACACAGTAGAAAAAGATATTGCAGACAGTTTAGAGAAAGCCCAAGCCTTACGCCAAAGCATTCTTAAAAAAGCATTTGAGGGAAAATTGTTAAGCGAAGAAGAAATTGCTGCTTGTAAAGCGCATCCAGAGTATGAGCCAGCTGGGGATTTGTTGGAGAGAATTAAAGCAGAGAAATTAAAGAAATAA